AAAGGCCACCGGGAGCTCCTGCTGCCCTTTCGTAAGGAGCTCATCGGTAACCCGATCTTGCCAGCAATTCACGGTGGTGTGCTCGGCGCGTTTTTGGAACTTACAGCAATCTTGTGCTTGCTCGATGCCGGCGTGCGCGAACGGTTGCCGAAGCCCATTAACTTTAGCATCGATTACTTGCGTACGGCCGGACCGCGCGACACCCACGCGCGCGCGGAAATTTTCAAGCTCGGCCAGCGGATTGCCAATGTCCACGTGGTCGCTTGGCAAACCGATCCGGCAAAACCCGTGGCCTCGGGCAACGGTAAGTTCCTTTGGTGAACCCCCAGCCGGAAGGTTGGCTCGTCCCCAACAGGACTCCAGGGAGAGCAAGAGCTTCCTCGACCCTTCCGGCGCCGCATGCAGGCCCGCGCCTTTGACCGAGGATGCTGGACGTTGCCTGCGCGGGTAGGGTGAACAGACCCTCTGGCCGAGGGATCAGGCGTTTTCGCTTACGAGCGCGCCGTAAGTTTCTTCTAGGTAGCGGCGCACGGTCGCGACGTCGGCCAAGGAGCGAAACGGCCGGTCGCCAGCAAGCGGGGGAGTGTCGAAGGCGCGCGGGAATAGCGGCCGTTTTGCAAGGAGCGGGTCGAGGTTGGGGTCGTCAATTCCCCGTTGGTAGATTCGCTGCGCCAACCGCCCGAGTTCCGCGGTAAGGGAAAAGCCGACCCGAAAAATCGTCACCAGCGGCACCTTAGCGAGCACGAGGGGGGCGCGCTCCAGCGAACCATCGGCGAGATACTCGAGGCCGACTGACAGGGTGGCGAGTGCCCGCGCGCTCACGCTGCGCACTTGCTCGAGTTCGCCCGGATCGCAGCGGTCGGCACAAAGCACGCGGTTCACCAAGGCGACGAGCGCCTCGGCAAGGTCTTGCGCCAAGGCTTCGTCGGCAATCGACCGAAACGCTTGGGCGAAGAACCCGCCGTCTTCGAAAGCCTCCGCGACTGGGATCGGTAGCGTTACCGCAAACTCCCGCGGGATGTGGGGGCGCCAATCGACTCCAGCCATTTGCTTTGCTTCCGCGGGCTCGATGTAGGCGTACACGGCAATGGCCTCGAAGTACTCAACGAACCCGAGGTCTTCCAAGCGGCCCCGGCGCCACCGATAAGCGGTTTCCTCCAACTCGGTGCTGAGGCCCCATTTGGCTTCGAGAAGCCAGCGCCGGGCAAACTGTTGGTCGAGGTCGTACAGCCGGTCGAGCAGCCGCTCGAGGGTAACGACGGTGGCAGAGTCGACGCCGGGCAAGAACTCGACAATGAAGAAGGTGTCCGGGGTCTCGTATCGTGGAAGATGGACGTTTTCCTCCGGTTCTTCTTCCAGCGTACGATCGTAAATGCGGCAACTTTGCCGGAGCCAGAGGGCGAGGAGTTCAAAGTCCAAGCCTTCGAGCGCGCGCAGCAGCCGCGCCGGGAGGAATTCCTCCAGCATGAGCTCGAACCAAGGACGCAGCCGTGCGAAGTCCACCCGGTCTTTGTCCCACACGTCGAGGTCGAGGCAGCCTTGAATTTGCTCTGCCGTGCCGAGCGCGAGGAGCTCGCCCGCGTCGGCAAGCCCCAGCTCTTTGACGAGGTAGTAGAACTCTTGCACGGGCAGGTGGGCAACGAGTTCTGCCGCGCGCGGGTGTTCGAGCAATTGCTCCACGCGCTGCCGCACTGGGAGCGCCGTGCGCCCGAACGGAGCCCCGCTGATGAGAGCGCCCGCTTTTGCGTCAGAGGTGCTTTCGCTCATACACGAGTGCCTTGGTCGAAGGCGTGAACAACGGCAGTTATTTAAGGGAAGGCCACAAGGAGTGCCAGGGTTTTGTCCCCCAGGCCGGCGTACTTCGGCGGCAGCGGCGGGTCTGAGGTTTTGGACACCAGCACCGCCGAGTGCCGTTGGTGTCGGGAAATCATCCGTTCATACATCTCGTTACTTGACTTTACGAGCCCGTTGCGCCTACCGTGCGCGGCTTCGCAGCCCTTGCAACTCGCGGGCTGCGGGGTCGGATTTCGGTGTCGCGTAGGAGTTGGCAAAGCATGGCACAACGCTCGTGGAAGACGATGTTTCGAATTGGTTCCCTTTTGTCAGCACTCACGATGACCGTGTTGCTGCCGGGTTGTGGCAGTGGTGATTCTGCAACCCTGACCCCACCATCGCCCACCGCCACAGTCACACCGGTTGCCGCGACTTCGACGCCCACGATTCCACCTACGGCAACGCCGTCTCCCACTCCGGTTTTCGATCCAACCGCCACACCGACGCTCTCGCTGCCGACCTCCGCTTCCACCGCGTCGGCCACGCCTTCGTTTACGCCGACCCGAGTGCCGGACACTCCCACGCCAGAGCCGACGGCAACCGCCACGCAGAGCCCTACACCGGGCCCGGGCTTCCGCGTGCAGAGCAGCGTGCGCCAACTCCTGATTAGCGACGCCACCCCGGGCACGGTCCTCGCTGTGCGCAATGCCCATGGGGAGGTGCTGCAAACCGGCACGGTGGACGAGCAAGGAACTCTGATTTTCCGCAACCTGGAGAGGGGCAGTGGCTATGTGGTGTTCGCCGTCGACCCGCAGAGCAGCAGCGAGGAGACTAGAGAATCGGCCCCGACGGATGTGTGGGGATTCGAGGACGTGCCACCGAACGAGTTTTACACCTCGCAGCGGCTGGTGAACGGTTACCAGTACATCACCGTCCGCGATGGGACTAAGCTGGCAGTCAACGTTATCTTGCCCGGGCCGCCGGAAGAGGGACCTTACCCCACCTTGGTGGAGTACTCGGGCTACGACCCTGCAAACCCCGACTCCCCGCAACCCAGCACTTTGCTCGCGCAAATTCTCGGCTTCGCTGCCGTCGGTGTGAACATGCGCGGCACTGGCTGTTCGGGGGGCTCTTTTAACTTCTTCGAGCCGGCACAAGTGACCGATGGCTACGACGCAATCGAAATCATCGCGCAGCAGCCGTGGGTGAAATTCAACCGTGTGGGAATGGTGGGGATCTCCTACCCGGGAATTTCGCAGTTGTTCACCGCGCAAACGCGCCCGCCGCACTTGGCGGCGATCGCACCGCTGTCGGTGATTTCCGACATTGGTCGAGGCATCCTGTACCCAGGCGGGATTTTGAATAACGGCTTTGCCGTCGAGTGGGCCCGTGAGCGGCAGGAACAAGCGCGTCCGTTTGGACAAGCCTGGGCGGCGAAGCGCCGCGATCTGGGCGACCAGGTGTGCATTGAGAACCAGCGCTTCCGCGGACAAAACCCCGACCTCCTGCAAATGATCCGTGACAACCGATATTACAACCCAGCGGTTGCCGATCCGCTGAGCCCAACCACATTTGTCCACAATATCGACGTGCCCGTGTTCCTCGCTGGTGCTTGGCAAGATGAACAAACAGGCGGCTACTTCCCGACGATGATCCCTAATTTCGCCGGCACTGCCAAGGCACACTTCACCATAACCAACGGTGGCCACACCGACGCTCTCGGCCCAGCAATTTTTACCCGCTGGTACGAGTTCTTGTCGTTCTACGTTCGCCGGGAAATTCCGGTGCTGCCCCTCAACGCGAAGCTTGCGCTTACCGTGCTCGCTCAACAAGTGTTCGGGGTCAACCGCGTGTCGGTGGAACCCGACCGTTTTGTGGGGGAGCCGGACTTCGAAACTGCATTGGCGAAGTTCGAACGCGAGCCGCGCATCCGGATTCTGTTGGAGAACGGCGCGGGGAGCCCTCAGCCGGGAGCCCCGGTTCCCCGGGCAGAGCTCACCTTTGATGAGTGGCCGCCGCCCAACACGCAGCCAGTGATTTGGTACTTTGCCGAGGGTGGGCGGCTCGTGTCGGACGCACCGACAGCCGAGTCGGGCGCCGACTCCTACCTCTACGACAGCGCACAGGGTCAACTGACGACTTTCGATGGCAGCGATGGGGCCATCTGGACGGCGCTGCCGAACTGGAACTGGCGGCCCTACGCGCCCGGCACCGCAGTGGCGTATGAGACCGATCCCTTGGAACACACGATGGTCATGGTAGGCTCCGGCAGCGCAGATTTGTGGGTGCGCTCGACCGCCGAAGATACCGACCTCGAGGTGACGCTCAGCGAAGTTCGTCCGGACGGCAAGGAGGTTTACATTCAAAACGGCTGGGGGCGGGCAAGCTTTCGCGCTCTCGACTTGAATCACAGCACGCTGCTTCGCCCAGCGTACAGTGGAAGGCGCGAGGATGTGCAGCCGCTGCCGCCAGGCGAGTTCTCGCTCGTGCGGATTGAAATCTTCCCGTTCGCCCACGTGTTCCGCGCTGGCTCGCGCGTGCGCATTGTGGTCGATAGCCCGGGCAACTCGCGGCCGCGCTGGAAATTCGAAACGCTGCAGTTCGACGAGCCTGTCACTAACTTTATTGGCCGTCATGCCGCCGCGCCGTCGCGCGTGGTTCTCCCCTGGATTCCTGATGTTACGGGCATTCCACCCACCTTGCCCCCGTGCCCTTCGCTTCGGCTGCAGTACTGCCGCGACTACCAACCGGTGGTGAACACGGCGGCAGAATGAAGTGCGGAAAATATTTTCAGCGGTGCCTTGTGCAGGCTGCGGTTTCCGGGTAAGAAGGGGGGTAGTTACACCGGAATGGTTGTTTACATTCCGTCGGGCAGAAGCCAAGCCTTTTAGGACATGCAGCACCTCCGGTTAACGAGTTTCGAAGAAAGGAGGGAAGGCGCATGGCAGTAGGAACTGTAAAATGGTTCAATCCTGAGAAGGGCTTTGGCTTTATTCGGCAGGAAAACGGCGAAGATGTGTTCGTGCACTACTCGTCGATCCAGGGCCAAGGTTTCAAAAGCCTCGAAGAGGGCCAACGGGTGAGCTTCGATGTCACTCCAGGCCGCAAAGGCCCCCAGGCAACTAACGTGCAAAAGCTCTAGTTCGGCTTGGCACCTGACCATCGGCCCGGTGTTCCTCGTCGTTCATGAGGCACCGGGCCGATGCTTTTTGTGGGCACACTCCTCGGATTGCTTCATTGCCAAGAACACGGAAGGATAACTCCATGGCCACCTTTGCGCTGATCACCGATCCGCACGTCACGGTTCCCAACCCGCAAACCGGTTGGATGTTGCGCGAACCGGTGCCCCATGAGCCCACGATGTACCTGCACAGCGTGGAGTTGCTCGAGCAAGCGATTGCCGAGATTAACGCCATGCCGGAGATCGACTTTGTGTTGTGCGCGGGTGATCTCACAAAGGATTCCGAGCCTTACAACCACGATGCCGTGCGCGATTTGCTGTCACGCTTTCGCAAGCCGGTGTACTGCGTGCCAGGCAACCATGACCAGCCGCGCCCTCCGCATCTGAGGCCAACGGCGCTCCTGGATCCGGACGTGCGCCCTCTCACGACCGAAGAACTCCCACCTTTGTACTGCGATTTCGGATTTCAGCGCGGCGACGTCCTCGCGTTTAGCTGTGACCCAACGCCGGATGTCCATCTCGTTGCCCTGTGCTCGGCCAAGCCGAACGATGATGCTGGCTACATTCCGGAACGCACCCTGGCCTGGCTGGAAGACGACTTGGCCCGCCAGCGTGATCCTGCGCGGCAGGTGATCGTGCTGTTGCATCACAGCATTATCGAACATGTCCCTAACGAACGTGTGGATCCCACGTTCTCTTGGTTTCACGTGGAAAACTCGGACGCCCTGAAGGCGATTCTGCGCCGCCATGGCGTGCGCATCACTCTGTCGGGTCATCTCCACATCCAGGACATCAAGGAAGAAGCGGGCCTGTACAACATCGTCACTGCCTCCCTTGCCGGCTACCCGCACGCGTATCGGGTGTTTTCGCTCGAAGATGGCGCGCTCCACATCCGTAGCCGCAGGTTGGCCTCGATTCCCTCGATCCCGAACTTGCAAGAGTACTCGCGGGCGTACACCAGCGAGACCTTCGTGCAAATCATCGCAGATTCGTTGCGGAAGGCACCGTTCCAACTGCCGGAAGAGCAAGCGATCGAAACCGCTCGCCGGTTGCGCGATTGGTGGCCGCGCTTAGCCGAAGGCGACGCGCGCTTTGCTTACACCGCCGAGGACCTGGGCAGTGCGGCGCTCGCAGCCTACGTCAACTCGTTTAGCGACGTCGATCCACCTGACAACGAGTGCGTGCTCCCCTTGTGAGCGTGGCCAGCGGTCGCCCACACATTGCCTCGGGGCAACCGTAACCCGGCAGATGACGTACGACGTCGCCTTGACCGCCGGAACGACCGCTCGTTAGCTACGCAGTGAAAAGATGCGCTGCGCTCAGCAGCCGTCGCCGCCCACACAGCGGCAGGTGCTGGCGGAACAGTCGAGCGTGGCCGAGCGGCGACTGGGCGGGCCCCACTGGATGCCCTCCGGACTGACGCTGCCTTGAGCGAGGGAGTAGCTCACGCTCACGCGGCTCCGCTCGCGCCGGTCGAGCACCACGAGCTCTTCACAGCGCGCCCGCTGGCCCGCGCTACGCGCCAACGAGCGGTTGAGATTCTCGCAGGTTTCGCGCAGCCACATCTGGATGCTGGCCGCTAAGTCGGCCGGCATTGGCCCTTGTGGTAGCGCAAGGGTACGCTCGTGCTCGCGAGATGGAGGCTTGGCCGCTGGCGGTGGAGGCACGGCGGCCACGGCCGGTGCCGGTGGTGCGGGGGGTGGGACCGCCACGGCCGGACGGGTTGGCTCGATCCGCGGAGTTGGCTCCTGGGCGACACGTGGCGGCGGTGAGGGCTCGGCTTCGATCGCCGCGGCGCGCGGTGGCGGGGCGGCGGCTTCTCCCGCCCGTGCGACTTCTTCGAAGGCCTCGTCGAACGCGACTTTGGCTTGCTCGTAGGCGGTCTTGCGCTGTAGCCAGTCGCGCTCCCGTTGTTCGCCCTTTTGCCACAGTTCCTCTGCGCGGCTGTACGTTGCCGCGGCGGTCGCTTCGGCATCCGCCTGTCGAGCTCGCCGCCGAGCATTCGCTGCCATTTGGCGCACGCGCGCTAACTCCCGCTCCGCCCCGCTCTCGGCCTGACGGAAACGTTGCGTGGCTTCCTCGGCCAAGGTGACCGCCTGGCTCGGGTCTTCTTCCACGGCTCGGCGGGCGGCGTCGAGAAATTCCTTGCCGCGGTTCAAAGTGTTGGCAAGCGCGGGGAATGCCTGGCCGGCCTTTTCGGCGGAGCGCAGCGCCAACTCGGCGCGAGCCACCGCGTCGGCGCCACGCTGGCGGGCGGCCATTTGCTTTCCGGCACGCTCCAGCGCGACCGCAGTTTCGTGCCGCAACTCGGCAACTTTCGCTTCCGCGGAACGAAGGTCGTTCGGCGACGGGTCGGCACTGCCAAGGATGCGCGCCACCTCGTCGCGAAGTGCCCGGAGCCGGTCCTCGTCCTCTGGGCGCAGGTTTGTGGCAGCCCCGTCGGTTTCTTCTCGCAACTGCGTGCGAATGGTGTCGATCCAACGCTCGCGCCGGTTCTTCAAAGCGGCTAGGTAGAACTCTTTGGCCTCGGCCAGACTGCGGAGCGCGTCGCTGACCCGCTGCGCTTCCCAGAGGTGTTCCGCTCGTGCCTTGGCATCGTTCGCGCGAGCAAACGCCGCCTCGCCCGTAGCATCAAACGCCGTCGCAAGCTGCGCCGCGTTGGCCACTGCTTCCAAGTGCTTTGCCCAAGCTTGATCGCGGGCACGACGATACAGGTCGATCTTGGCCGCACTGCTGGCGTTCTCGGCCGCCAGCCAGATCTCGGGTACGAGTGCCGGCGCGGCCAGTTCCAAGGCCTCCTCGCGAACGTGCGCTGCGTCGGCGGACAGGGTGCTCGAGTGCGGCGGAAGCAGGAGGAAGATTGCCAAAGTAAAGAGGGCGGCACCGGCCGCGAGCGCGAGCGCTACAGGCCAGCGGCGCAGGCGGCTATTCCGGGGCGAGTTTGTCGTCCGTGCGGCTCTGCGCTTTCCCGTGGAAGTCGCGGTGGAGACCGCACGCAACGCGTCGGCAAGAGCGAGCGGGGATTCGAAACGATTCTCGGGTGCCAACCGGGTTGCTCGCTCGATCACACGGCGAAGTTCCAACGGGACCCCTGGTGCTGAGAGGCCGAGGTCATTGTCCGGTAAATACGACGGGGCTTGCTGCTCGTGACCGCTACCCTCGACGGCTTGCACACGGAACGGATATACCCGGTTGCCGGCCAACGCCTCGAAGAGGACAACTCCGAGAGAAAACACATCGGCACGCGCGTCGGGCACTTGGCCCCTCTGGCGGTGATGGGTTTCCGGCGCCCGGTACGGTAACGGCGCGCCGACCACAGGCAAAGCGAGCACGTAATCCTGGCCGCCGCCAGTGAGCACGATCGACTCCGGACAAACGGCCCCATGCGGGCACACGCCGCGCTTGTGGAAGCTGTCCAACTGCGTGGCGATTTGTGCACCAAGCCGGATCACCTCTTCCCAGCCAAGCACGCCATTCTCGACTAAGACCCGCCGGAGGCTTTGCTCCTGTCCGCCTTCTCCCCATCCTTCGGTTGACCAGTCCGCGGAGGTAGCATCTGGATGCGGTTTGCTCGGCTCGGTGTAATCCATCGGCGCTCGGGGCATGGGTGAACCATCCAACCTAGCGGAGTTCGTACCAGCACAGAGACTACACAAAATTTGTCTGCTCGCTCCGTTTATCGGACGGAAAACCGTCATTCAGCGAAGCAGGTGCGAAGGAGAGTGACACCCGCAGGCCGACCGACAGCGCTAACGTTGCCCTGGAGCCGCCGCGAATCGTGGGCAAATGCCGCGGCGGACCGTATGGGCGACCGCATGCGTCGCCCGGGGGCAGGAGGTAATGAATGCATCAGCGAGCGGCGAGTAGCAAATAGCGAGTGGCGGGAAATGGCCAATGGTGAACAGCGAATGGCGCAGGGGGAACACGTGGATTGACGATGGTGTTGCTACCGGGGCCCCGCCCGTTGCCATCTTGCCACGCGGCACCAACGCGATCGTAGGCGCGACCTATGCGTTGCCCCTACGATTCGCTGCGGGCGGGCACCGCCGCCTGCGGGTGCCACCGTTCCTCCTCCTCGAAATTCCGAGGCTTTCACCAGCGCACGGATTCTGACAAACAGCAGACATCCATGACTCTGCTTCTGATGCTGATTGCCACGGCGTGGGCGCTTTACGCAGTGTTCGGCTGGCGCTGGCGCATCGAACCGCAGCTCGAACGGGTGCTTGCGCCCGGGAACTGGGGACGGGTCGTGGCGGTAGTGCCGGCACGCAACGAGGCCGGCGAACTTCCTGCCACGCTGCCACTGCTCTTGCGGCAGAGCTACGCCGACTTCACCGTTGTGCTCGTCGATGATCATTCCACCGACGACACCGCTGCGGTCGCAACGCGCTTGGCGGCGGACTATGGCGCAAGCGACCGCTTCCGTTTGCTACAGCCCCCGCCACTGCCGTCCGGTTGGATGGGGAAGGTATGGGCTCAACGGGCCGGGTATGAAGAGGCGCAGCGCTTGGGTGCAGAGTGGGTGTGGTTTACCGATGCGGACATCCGCCACGAACCCGACGTGCTCGAACGGCTGCTCGCTACCGCGCACCGCCACAAGCGCAACTTTGTTTCGGTGATGGCACGCCTGCGCACGGACACCTGGGCGGAGAAACTCCTCATCCCAGCGTTCACCTACTTCTTTGCCATGCTGTACTCCTTTCACCGCATTGGTAACGATGGCGTGCGCGACGCCGGTGCCGCCGGCGGTTGCATGCTGGTCCGTCGCGAGTTGCTCGAGCGCGCCGGTGGAATCGAAGCGATTCGCGATGCGGTGATCGACGATGTTGCCTTGGCCCGCGTGTGCAAGCGCGCCGGCGGGCACCTTTGGCTCGGCTATCACCGCGGCGTGCAGTCGACCCGCAACTACGGCTCGGTTCGAGCAGTTGCCGACATGGTGGCGCGCAGCGCCTACACGCAACTCGGCTACAACCCATGGCTGCTCGTGCTCTGCGTGGTCGGGCTGTTCTTAGTGTTCGTGTGGCCAGCCTGGGCGCTCCTTTTCTCCGGCCCCCCAGCTCGCTGGTGGGGTGCACTCGCATACATCGCCATGGTGCGAACCTATCTCCCTGCGGTGCGCTATCTCGATTGCCGCGCCCCTTGGGCTTTGGCTTTGCCACTCTCCGCGGCGCTGTATCTCTGGATGACGGTTCTCTCCGCCTGGCGTTACTATCGCGGCACCCGTACCCGCTGGAAGGGACGTGAATACCGCGCCGCTTAAGCCGGGGCCCAGCCCCACCCGGCAATTGACTCAAGGACGGCGCACCTTTTAATAACGCCTGTTTCCACTTGTGATTCCGAGTCGAGGAGTGCCGCATGAATTTTGATTTTTCCGAAGAACAGAAATTGCTCCG
This portion of the Candidatus Binatia bacterium genome encodes:
- a CDS encoding PaaI family thioesterase; protein product: MANPVNRMQSLLDAIPYARFLGVRVAGTKGHRELLLPFRKELIGNPILPAIHGGVLGAFLELTAILCLLDAGVRERLPKPINFSIDYLRTAGPRDTHARAEIFKLGQRIANVHVVAWQTDPAKPVASGNGKFLW
- a CDS encoding DUF6178 family protein; translated protein: MSESTSDAKAGALISGAPFGRTALPVRQRVEQLLEHPRAAELVAHLPVQEFYYLVKELGLADAGELLALGTAEQIQGCLDLDVWDKDRVDFARLRPWFELMLEEFLPARLLRALEGLDFELLALWLRQSCRIYDRTLEEEPEENVHLPRYETPDTFFIVEFLPGVDSATVVTLERLLDRLYDLDQQFARRWLLEAKWGLSTELEETAYRWRRGRLEDLGFVEYFEAIAVYAYIEPAEAKQMAGVDWRPHIPREFAVTLPIPVAEAFEDGGFFAQAFRSIADEALAQDLAEALVALVNRVLCADRCDPGELEQVRSVSARALATLSVGLEYLADGSLERAPLVLAKVPLVTIFRVGFSLTAELGRLAQRIYQRGIDDPNLDPLLAKRPLFPRAFDTPPLAGDRPFRSLADVATVRRYLEETYGALVSENA
- a CDS encoding CocE/NonD family hydrolase produces the protein MNGYQYITVRDGTKLAVNVILPGPPEEGPYPTLVEYSGYDPANPDSPQPSTLLAQILGFAAVGVNMRGTGCSGGSFNFFEPAQVTDGYDAIEIIAQQPWVKFNRVGMVGISYPGISQLFTAQTRPPHLAAIAPLSVISDIGRGILYPGGILNNGFAVEWARERQEQARPFGQAWAAKRRDLGDQVCIENQRFRGQNPDLLQMIRDNRYYNPAVADPLSPTTFVHNIDVPVFLAGAWQDEQTGGYFPTMIPNFAGTAKAHFTITNGGHTDALGPAIFTRWYEFLSFYVRREIPVLPLNAKLALTVLAQQVFGVNRVSVEPDRFVGEPDFETALAKFEREPRIRILLENGAGSPQPGAPVPRAELTFDEWPPPNTQPVIWYFAEGGRLVSDAPTAESGADSYLYDSAQGQLTTFDGSDGAIWTALPNWNWRPYAPGTAVAYETDPLEHTMVMVGSGSADLWVRSTAEDTDLEVTLSEVRPDGKEVYIQNGWGRASFRALDLNHSTLLRPAYSGRREDVQPLPPGEFSLVRIEIFPFAHVFRAGSRVRIVVDSPGNSRPRWKFETLQFDEPVTNFIGRHAAAPSRVVLPWIPDVTGIPPTLPPCPSLRLQYCRDYQPVVNTAAE
- a CDS encoding cold-shock protein encodes the protein MAVGTVKWFNPEKGFGFIRQENGEDVFVHYSSIQGQGFKSLEEGQRVSFDVTPGRKGPQATNVQKL
- a CDS encoding metallophosphoesterase, whose protein sequence is MATFALITDPHVTVPNPQTGWMLREPVPHEPTMYLHSVELLEQAIAEINAMPEIDFVLCAGDLTKDSEPYNHDAVRDLLSRFRKPVYCVPGNHDQPRPPHLRPTALLDPDVRPLTTEELPPLYCDFGFQRGDVLAFSCDPTPDVHLVALCSAKPNDDAGYIPERTLAWLEDDLARQRDPARQVIVLLHHSIIEHVPNERVDPTFSWFHVENSDALKAILRRHGVRITLSGHLHIQDIKEEAGLYNIVTASLAGYPHAYRVFSLEDGALHIRSRRLASIPSIPNLQEYSRAYTSETFVQIIADSLRKAPFQLPEEQAIETARRLRDWWPRLAEGDARFAYTAEDLGSAALAAYVNSFSDVDPPDNECVLPL
- a CDS encoding glycosyltransferase, whose translation is MTLLLMLIATAWALYAVFGWRWRIEPQLERVLAPGNWGRVVAVVPARNEAGELPATLPLLLRQSYADFTVVLVDDHSTDDTAAVATRLAADYGASDRFRLLQPPPLPSGWMGKVWAQRAGYEEAQRLGAEWVWFTDADIRHEPDVLERLLATAHRHKRNFVSVMARLRTDTWAEKLLIPAFTYFFAMLYSFHRIGNDGVRDAGAAGGCMLVRRELLERAGGIEAIRDAVIDDVALARVCKRAGGHLWLGYHRGVQSTRNYGSVRAVADMVARSAYTQLGYNPWLLVLCVVGLFLVFVWPAWALLFSGPPARWWGALAYIAMVRTYLPAVRYLDCRAPWALALPLSAALYLWMTVLSAWRYYRGTRTRWKGREYRAA